The proteins below are encoded in one region of Chrysemys picta bellii isolate R12L10 chromosome 4, ASM1138683v2, whole genome shotgun sequence:
- the TNKS1BP1 gene encoding 182 kDa tankyrase-1-binding protein isoform X2, with protein MASQTHPVHPPPPCPTSNGSTGARGGQLAGSPKTAPGDTRLKPPVGPKPRTLPKPAVPAKPCTPPPSPGSRPPRLEFPSAEKINLLAGPKPYGGSSTALKRLSFGLKSPPAETSNVKGAPPPAARALSCTTEERSLAPVTPPAGGPLGVLKGAAPFKVKPVPVVAKPERFPGTTVEEILAKMAHPRKEGPGSPDLAWGRRSTFSPDSSSRFGPKSYAAFRRQPSAEGGEGDAVAPGFEASWESGLPEAQESRVSCGDKPVAGRMKREGSPSPIGERLPEPPDGEAERDPGTASRKSGSSPAGANCDGDQSGRRKPPSPPGFSLARTCPIPMASAELPFGAAPDTSAGLARAPGTPILPAEHPASAPGSSAVPAELPALGSTPAHTELLSKVGPGFPGTPESLAKIPIGLLPAPDAPDIPAEPCPRISRSLRSLEVPGEGSPPPSGLSAGLAPGTPDVSTELPDSPPDAPARLPHSPPEGQALAPGAHDAPTELTHSPPAGWALAPSPPDAPAELPPRITHSPGAPEAPVPSPDTPNLCPKLPTRVSRSPGSPDGPTESLVSPYSPPSPERGSPSPLSNAEPYVGPAPADESAQWPQLGLRRSSDGVVQLPDKGLGMGVLGGSLAALPRGGPPHSGPPLEGESNWTLSQSFEWAFPSRTAEWEPPRSPIKEADDSGLSEHGDSDGEGAAPAPKGSEERSSSERLRVGQLSAALDWQDAEAAGSSAHLDGATGAPCDQGATEVGGLEATSPGGPVAQTEPPVAELKGPAVVDEAGTNWEEQGRPLLDVPLRLTEPKPGQERTAPILLSDAPRPAGADQCQEDNLVLGLAPAGSCQEGPRPGEAGPEPHPNARWLDELLASPPPSADETKRKGTPEPRDPAGPEDLLGWSRKDLCSEFGIRGAHRAGEFGWATEPSTGKTDWPNSYRASETEQDREFGTGTQDWSGSYKETELLGDSSVGHGNWPDAYGIGDGCRKEGEFNSGNPDWSSQYNTGGADSPDGEFGSRKLDWTSTYDIGDSTQQDKRFSTGKPDWTPEYSVGDTAQQDREFGTGKPDWTREHGVGDTDQQDREFGTGKPDWTHEPGVGDTDQQDRKFGTGKPDWTREHGVGDTDQQDREFGTGKPDWTHEPSVGDTAQQDREFGTGKSDWTHEPRVSDTAQQDREFGTGKPDWTHEPRVSDTARQDREFGTGKSDWTHEPSVGDTAQQDREFGTGKPDWTHEPRVSDTAWQDRGFGTSEPDWSYDHGGGDTDQPDREFGTSKPDWINMYGADTDQQGRELGTSKPDWTHEHGVGDTDQQERELGTSKLDWTREYGISDTDHQGKEFGAGKPAWTQECSVKANGQGREWTCEYGVGNTTQQHKPDWTREFGVGDGARQDRAFSPDKPAWFGEYGIHHTDRESAFGSGVGDSDSTAQEPGARKPGWSGTDWQESKFPFARRDCASDFRIRGAEHESQFGVIGTERAGGFGLSALEPSGAVGTLGPAEHGESRTDWAGYTRTVDLDEPREAGVGQSDWTQDLGLSGTDPSVGLGAISPEEPSGGWMDWTNELSMSSMDPSSSLGAGGADTPREPGVGQPDGASDLGPGGPATASGFESVGPAETRARQTDWSRELGSGDEGSAETREAGAGQMDWASEVGIVHGKQTYAAAMAGLEPHGDSGPGSPRLSGPSPLLEEMLAKAAAQHKSPGEERGPPPGPNGHPRPLPLEEDGGPRPEGDGAPSPSDATDGGWLPIEVRRLSQPGRRGSQPSPPDEDFTFLEDMEVLDSAIYRSRANLGRKRGHRAPATRPAGSLGLSEVEAADWMFRDSTEPRAVRWASSDEEVAEEPQSRRARPSPAAKGVKVPLFPGLNPSALKAKLRGRNRSAEEGAQLGEAKPATPKESHVQRSKSCKIPGLGGKPLALPPKPEKSSGSDATSPHWLQVLKLKKKKS; from the exons ATGGCCTCCCAGACGCACCCCGTgcatcccccacctccctgccctacTTCCAATGGGAGCACGGGGGCCAGAGGTGGGCAGCTGGCGGGCAGCCCCAAGACAG ctccaggTGACACTCGCCTGAAGCCGCCGGTCGGGCCCAAACCCCGCACACTGCCCAAACCGGCTGTACCAGCCAAGCCCTGCACCCCGCCGCCATCCCCTGGGTCACGGCCCCCCCGCCTCGAGTTCCCCTCTGCTGAGAAGATCAACCTGCTGGCGGGTCCCAAGCCGTATGGTGGCAGCAGCACCGCCCTTAAACGCCTGTCCTTCGGCCTCAAGAGCCCCCCGGCGGAGACCTCCAATGTGAAGGGGGCACCGCCacccgcagccagagccctgtcCTGTACCACAGAAGAGAGATCGCTGGCTCCTGTGACGCCCCCTGCTGGCGGGCCCCTCGGAGTTCTCAAGGGCGCTGCCCCGTTCAAAGTGAAGCCGGTGCCGGTGGTGGCCAAGCCGGAGCGCTTCCCCGGAACCACGGTGGAAGAGATCTTGGCCAAGATGGCACACCCCCGCAAAGAGGGGCCAGGCAGTCCCGACCTGGCCTGGGGCCGGCGCTCAACCTTCAGCCCTGACAGCAGCTCCCGCTTCGGGCCCAAAAGCTATGCTGCCTTCCGGAGACAGCCTAGCgctgagggaggggaaggtgACGCTGTCGCCCCTGGCTTTGAGGCCTCCTGGGAATCTGGGCTCCCGGAAGCTCAGGAGAGCAGAGTGTCCTGTGGGGACAAGCCGGTCGCTGGCAGGATGAAGAGAGAAGGAAGCCCGAGTCCCATTGGAGAACGCCTGCCAGAGCCCCCAGAcggagaagcagagagagaccCTGGCACAGCCTCCAGGAAAAG TGGCTCCTCCCCGGCCGGCGCCAACTGCGACGGGGACCAGTCCGGACGCAGGAAGCCGCCATCCCCCCCTGGT TTCTCCTTGGCCCggacctgccccatccccatggcttctgctgagctcccctttggGGCGGCCCCCGACACTTCTGCTGGTCTTGCCCGGGCCCCAGGGACCCCCATCCTCCCTGCCGAGCATCCTGCCTCAGCCCCGGGGTCCTCCGCTGTGCCTGCCGAGCTCCCCGCCCTTGGTTCTACCCCTGCCCACACTGAGCTCCTCTCCAAGGTCGGGCCCGGCTTCCCAGGCACCCCCGAGTCTCTGGCTAAAATCCCCATAGGGCTACTCCCGGCCCCCGATGCCCCAGACATTccagctgagccctgccccaGAATCTCCCGCTCCTTGAGGTCTCTGGAGGTTCCTGGTGAGGGGTCCCCACCTCCGTCTGGCCTCTCTGCAGGCCTGGCACCAGGCACTCCGGATGTCTCCACAGAGCTCCCTGATAGCCCCCCTGATGCCCCTGCCAGGCTCCCCCACAGCCCACCTGAAGGGCAGGCCCTGGCACCAGGCGCCCATGATGCCCCCACAGAGctcacccacagcccccctgcaggGTGGGCCCTGGCACCAAGCCCCCCTGATGCCCCTGCTGAGCTGCCCCCCAGAATCACTCACTCTCCAGGGGCCCCTGAAGCTCCTgttccatccccagacacccccaatCTGTGTCCTAAGCTCCCCACCAGAGTCTCTCGGTCTCCGGGGTCCCCTGATGGACCCACTGAGTCCCTGGTGTCCCCGTACAGCCCCCCATCTCCTGAGCGGGGCTCCCCTTCACCCCTCAGCAATGCGGAGCCATATGTGGGGCCTGCACCAGCGGACGAGAGCGCCCAGTGGCCACAGCTGGGGCTACGACGCTCCTCAGACGGGGTGGTGCAGCTGCCAGACAAGGGGCTAGGAATGGGAGTGCTGGGGggctccctggctgccctgccTCGAGGAGGGCCCCCCCACTCCGGGCCACCCCTGGAGGGTGAGTCTAACTGGACCCTGTCGCAGTCGTTCGAATGGGCGTTCCCATCTCGGACTGCAGAGTGGGAGCCCCCCAGGTCCCCCATCAAAGAGGCGGATGACTCCGGCCTCTCTGAGCATGGGGACTCGGATGGGGAGGGCGCGGCCCCCGCCCCCAAAGGGTCTGAGGAAAGGAGCAGCTCAGAGAGGCTGAGGGTGGGGCAACTCAGTGCTGCCCTGGATTGGCAGGACGCTGAGGCTGCTGGGAGTTCTGCCCACCTAGATGGTGCCACGGGGGCCCCATGTGATCAGGGAGCAACTGAGGTGGGGGGCCTGGAGGCCACGAGTCCTGGAGGCCCCGTGGCACAAACGGAGCCGCCCGTGGCTGAGCTGAAGGGCCCTGCAGTGGTGGATGAGGCGGGCACTAACTGGGAGGAGCAAGGCAGGCCACTGCTGGATGTCCCCCTGCGGCTGACCGAGCCGAAGCCAGGCCAGGAGAGAACCGCCCCCATTCTGTTGTCTGATGCTCCCCGGCCAGCTGGTGCCGACCAATGCCAGGAGGACAACTTGGTGCTGGGCCTGGCGCCGGCGGGGAGCTGCCAGGAGGGCCCGAGGCCGGGCGAGGCGGGTCCTGAGCCGCATCCCAATGCGCGCTGGCTGGATGAGCTGCTGGCATCGCCCCCACCCAGTGCTGATGAGACCAAGAGAAAGGGCACACCTgagcccagggaccctgcagggcCAGAG gatcTCCTCGGCTGGTCGCGGAAGGATCTGTGCAGCGAGTTCGGAATCAGAGGGGCCCACCGGGCTGGTGAGTTTGGCTGGGCCACCGAGCCCAGCACGGGGAAGACAGACTGGCCCAACAGTTACAGAGCCAGTGAGACGGAGCAGGATCGGGAGTTTGGCACTGGCACACAGGACTGGAGCGGCTCATACAAAGAGACGGAGCTGCTGGGCGATTCCAGTGTGGGGCACGGAAACTGGCCCGACGCCTACGGCATTGGGGACGGCTGCCGGAAGGAAGGAGAGTTCAACTCCGGCAACCCAGACTGGAGCAGCCAATACAACACTGGTGGTGCTGACAGCCCGGATGGGGAGTTCGGTAGCAGGAAACTGGACTGGACCAGCACCTACGACATTGGGGACAGCACCCAGCAGGACAAGAGGTTCAGTACCGGCAAGCCAGACTGGACTCCTGAGTACAGTGTCGGTGATACAGCCCAGCAGGATAGAGAGTTCGGTACCGGCAAGCCAGACTGGACCCGCGAGCATGGTGTCGGTGATACGGACCAACAAGATAGAGAGTTCGGCACCGGCAAGCCAGACTGGACCCATGAGCCTGGTGTCGGTGATACTGACCAACAAGATAGAAAGTTCGGTACTGGCAAGCCAGACTGGACCCGCGAGCATGGTGTCGGTGATACGGACCAACAAGATAGAGAGTTCGGCACCGGCAAGCCAGACTGGACCCACGAGCCCAGTgttggtgatacagcccagcagGATAGAGAGTTCGGCACCGGCAAGTCAGACTGGACCCACGAGCCCAGGGTCAGTGATACAGCCCAGCAGGATAGAGAGTTCGGCACCGGCAAGCCAGACTGGACCCACGAGCCCAGGGTCAGTGATACAGCCCGGCAGGATAGAGAGTTCGGCACCGGCAAGTCAGACTGGACCCACGAGCCCAGTGTCGGTGATACAGCCCAGCAGGATAGAGAATTCGGCACCGGCAAGCCAGACTGGACCCACGAGCCCAGGGTCAGTGATACAGCCTGGCAGGATAGAGGGTTTGGCACCAGCGAGCCAGACTGGAGCTATGATCATGGTGGTGGTGATACAGACCAGCCGGATAGAGAGTTTGGTACCAGCAAGCCAGACTGGATCAACATGTACGGTGCTGATACTGACCAACAGGGTAGAGAATTGGGTACCAGCAAGCCAGACTGGACCCACGAGCACGGTGTTGGAGATACGGACCAACAGGAGAGAGAGTTGGGTACCAGCAAGCTAGACTGGACCCGTGAGTACGGGATCAGTGATACTGACCATCAGGGGAAAGAGTTTGGTGCTGGGAAGCCAGCCTGGACCCAGGAGTGCAGTGTCAAGGCCAATGGGCAGGGTAGAGAGTGGACCTGCGAATATGGTGTTGGCAATACCACCCAGCAGCACAAGCCAGATTGGACCCGCGAGTTCGGTGTTGGTGATGGTGCCCGGCAGGACAGAGCTTTCAGCCCTGACAAGCCAGCTTGGTTTGGTGAATATGGCATTCACCATACAGACCGGGAGAGTGCCTTTGGCTCTGGTGTTGGAGACTCCGACAGCACGGCCCAAGAGCCTGGTGCCAGGAAGCCTGGGTGGAGTGGCACCGACTGGCAGGAGAGCAAGTTCCCCTTCGCTAGGAGGGATTGTGCCAGTGATTTCAGGATCAGAGGAGCTGAGCACGAAAGCCAGTTTGGCGTCATTGGGACTGAGCGGGCGGGTGGCTTTGGCTTGAGCGCTTTGGAACCATCTGGTGCCGTCGGgaccctgggcccagcagagcatGGAGAGAGCCGGACTGACTGGGCAGGCTATACCAGGACTGTGGACCTGGATGAGCCAAGAGAGGCTGGTGTGGGGCAGTCCGACTGGACCCAAGATCTAGGCCTCAGTGGCACAGATCCCTCTGTCGGCCTGGGAGCAATCAGTCCTGAGGAGCCCAGCGGGGGATGGATGGATTGGACAAACGAACTGAGCATGAGCAGCATGGATCCCTCCAgcagtctgggggcggggggcgccgATACACCCAGAGAGCCTGGCGTGGGGCAGCCAGATGGGGCCAGCGACCTTGGCCCGGGAGGCCCGGCCACAGCCAGTGGCTTCGAGAGCGTGGGCCCGGCAGAGACCAGAGCGAGACAGACTGACTGGAGCCGTGAGCttggctctggggatgagggctccgctGAGACCAGggaggctggagcagggcagaTGGACTGGGCCAGCGAGGTCGGGATCGTACATGGGAAACAAACCTATGCCGCAGCCATGGCTGGCTTGGAGCCACATGGAGACAG TGGCCCTGGCAGCCCCCGGCTCTCCGGCCCGAGCCCCCTGCTGGAAGAGATGTTGGCCAAGGCGGCAGCCCAGCACAAGAGCCCCGGAGAGGAGAGGGGGCCACCCCCTGGACCCAACGGCCACCCCCGCCCCTTGCCACTGGAGGAGGATGGCGGGCCCAGGCCCGAGGGGGATGGCGCGCCCAGCCCCTCAGATGCCACGGATGGGGGCTGGCTGCCGATAGAAGTGAGGAGGCTGAGCCAGCCAGGGCGCCGCGGGAGCCAGCCCTCCCCACCAGACGAGGACTTCACCTTCCTGGAG GACATGGAAGTTCTTGACAGTGCCATCTACCGGAGCAGAGCCAACCTGGGCCGCAAGCGAGGTCACCGGGCGCCGGCCACACGCCCCGCAGGCAGCCTGGGGCTGTCTGAGGTGGAGGCGGCCGACTGGATGTTCCGGGACTCCACAG AGCCCAGAGCGGT
- the TNKS1BP1 gene encoding 182 kDa tankyrase-1-binding protein isoform X1 yields MASQTHPVHPPPPCPTSNGSTGARGGQLAGSPKTAPGDTRLKPPVGPKPRTLPKPAVPAKPCTPPPSPGSRPPRLEFPSAEKINLLAGPKPYGGSSTALKRLSFGLKSPPAETSNVKGAPPPAARALSCTTEERSLAPVTPPAGGPLGVLKGAAPFKVKPVPVVAKPERFPGTTVEEILAKMAHPRKEGPGSPDLAWGRRSTFSPDSSSRFGPKSYAAFRRQPSAEGGEGDAVAPGFEASWESGLPEAQESRVSCGDKPVAGRMKREGSPSPIGERLPEPPDGEAERDPGTASRKSGSSPAGANCDGDQSGRRKPPSPPGFSLARTCPIPMASAELPFGAAPDTSAGLARAPGTPILPAEHPASAPGSSAVPAELPALGSTPAHTELLSKVGPGFPGTPESLAKIPIGLLPAPDAPDIPAEPCPRISRSLRSLEVPGEGSPPPSGLSAGLAPGTPDVSTELPDSPPDAPARLPHSPPEGQALAPGAHDAPTELTHSPPAGWALAPSPPDAPAELPPRITHSPGAPEAPVPSPDTPNLCPKLPTRVSRSPGSPDGPTESLVSPYSPPSPERGSPSPLSNAEPYVGPAPADESAQWPQLGLRRSSDGVVQLPDKGLGMGVLGGSLAALPRGGPPHSGPPLEGESNWTLSQSFEWAFPSRTAEWEPPRSPIKEADDSGLSEHGDSDGEGAAPAPKGSEERSSSERLRVGQLSAALDWQDAEAAGSSAHLDGATGAPCDQGATEVGGLEATSPGGPVAQTEPPVAELKGPAVVDEAGTNWEEQGRPLLDVPLRLTEPKPGQERTAPILLSDAPRPAGADQCQEDNLVLGLAPAGSCQEGPRPGEAGPEPHPNARWLDELLASPPPSADETKRKGTPEPRDPAGPEDLLGWSRKDLCSEFGIRGAHRAGEFGWATEPSTGKTDWPNSYRASETEQDREFGTGTQDWSGSYKETELLGDSSVGHGNWPDAYGIGDGCRKEGEFNSGNPDWSSQYNTGGADSPDGEFGSRKLDWTSTYDIGDSTQQDKRFSTGKPDWTPEYSVGDTAQQDREFGTGKPDWTREHGVGDTDQQDREFGTGKPDWTHEPGVGDTDQQDRKFGTGKPDWTREHGVGDTDQQDREFGTGKPDWTHEPSVGDTAQQDREFGTGKSDWTHEPRVSDTAQQDREFGTGKPDWTHEPRVSDTARQDREFGTGKSDWTHEPSVGDTAQQDREFGTGKPDWTHEPRVSDTAWQDRGFGTSEPDWSYDHGGGDTDQPDREFGTSKPDWINMYGADTDQQGRELGTSKPDWTHEHGVGDTDQQERELGTSKLDWTREYGISDTDHQGKEFGAGKPAWTQECSVKANGQGREWTCEYGVGNTTQQHKPDWTREFGVGDGARQDRAFSPDKPAWFGEYGIHHTDRESAFGSGVGDSDSTAQEPGARKPGWSGTDWQESKFPFARRDCASDFRIRGAEHESQFGVIGTERAGGFGLSALEPSGAVGTLGPAEHGESRTDWAGYTRTVDLDEPREAGVGQSDWTQDLGLSGTDPSVGLGAISPEEPSGGWMDWTNELSMSSMDPSSSLGAGGADTPREPGVGQPDGASDLGPGGPATASGFESVGPAETRARQTDWSRELGSGDEGSAETREAGAGQMDWASEVGIVHGKQTYAAAMAGLEPHGDSSGPGSPRLSGPSPLLEEMLAKAAAQHKSPGEERGPPPGPNGHPRPLPLEEDGGPRPEGDGAPSPSDATDGGWLPIEVRRLSQPGRRGSQPSPPDEDFTFLEDMEVLDSAIYRSRANLGRKRGHRAPATRPAGSLGLSEVEAADWMFRDSTEPRAVRWASSDEEVAEEPQSRRARPSPAAKGVKVPLFPGLNPSALKAKLRGRNRSAEEGAQLGEAKPATPKESHVQRSKSCKIPGLGGKPLALPPKPEKSSGSDATSPHWLQVLKLKKKKS; encoded by the exons ATGGCCTCCCAGACGCACCCCGTgcatcccccacctccctgccctacTTCCAATGGGAGCACGGGGGCCAGAGGTGGGCAGCTGGCGGGCAGCCCCAAGACAG ctccaggTGACACTCGCCTGAAGCCGCCGGTCGGGCCCAAACCCCGCACACTGCCCAAACCGGCTGTACCAGCCAAGCCCTGCACCCCGCCGCCATCCCCTGGGTCACGGCCCCCCCGCCTCGAGTTCCCCTCTGCTGAGAAGATCAACCTGCTGGCGGGTCCCAAGCCGTATGGTGGCAGCAGCACCGCCCTTAAACGCCTGTCCTTCGGCCTCAAGAGCCCCCCGGCGGAGACCTCCAATGTGAAGGGGGCACCGCCacccgcagccagagccctgtcCTGTACCACAGAAGAGAGATCGCTGGCTCCTGTGACGCCCCCTGCTGGCGGGCCCCTCGGAGTTCTCAAGGGCGCTGCCCCGTTCAAAGTGAAGCCGGTGCCGGTGGTGGCCAAGCCGGAGCGCTTCCCCGGAACCACGGTGGAAGAGATCTTGGCCAAGATGGCACACCCCCGCAAAGAGGGGCCAGGCAGTCCCGACCTGGCCTGGGGCCGGCGCTCAACCTTCAGCCCTGACAGCAGCTCCCGCTTCGGGCCCAAAAGCTATGCTGCCTTCCGGAGACAGCCTAGCgctgagggaggggaaggtgACGCTGTCGCCCCTGGCTTTGAGGCCTCCTGGGAATCTGGGCTCCCGGAAGCTCAGGAGAGCAGAGTGTCCTGTGGGGACAAGCCGGTCGCTGGCAGGATGAAGAGAGAAGGAAGCCCGAGTCCCATTGGAGAACGCCTGCCAGAGCCCCCAGAcggagaagcagagagagaccCTGGCACAGCCTCCAGGAAAAG TGGCTCCTCCCCGGCCGGCGCCAACTGCGACGGGGACCAGTCCGGACGCAGGAAGCCGCCATCCCCCCCTGGT TTCTCCTTGGCCCggacctgccccatccccatggcttctgctgagctcccctttggGGCGGCCCCCGACACTTCTGCTGGTCTTGCCCGGGCCCCAGGGACCCCCATCCTCCCTGCCGAGCATCCTGCCTCAGCCCCGGGGTCCTCCGCTGTGCCTGCCGAGCTCCCCGCCCTTGGTTCTACCCCTGCCCACACTGAGCTCCTCTCCAAGGTCGGGCCCGGCTTCCCAGGCACCCCCGAGTCTCTGGCTAAAATCCCCATAGGGCTACTCCCGGCCCCCGATGCCCCAGACATTccagctgagccctgccccaGAATCTCCCGCTCCTTGAGGTCTCTGGAGGTTCCTGGTGAGGGGTCCCCACCTCCGTCTGGCCTCTCTGCAGGCCTGGCACCAGGCACTCCGGATGTCTCCACAGAGCTCCCTGATAGCCCCCCTGATGCCCCTGCCAGGCTCCCCCACAGCCCACCTGAAGGGCAGGCCCTGGCACCAGGCGCCCATGATGCCCCCACAGAGctcacccacagcccccctgcaggGTGGGCCCTGGCACCAAGCCCCCCTGATGCCCCTGCTGAGCTGCCCCCCAGAATCACTCACTCTCCAGGGGCCCCTGAAGCTCCTgttccatccccagacacccccaatCTGTGTCCTAAGCTCCCCACCAGAGTCTCTCGGTCTCCGGGGTCCCCTGATGGACCCACTGAGTCCCTGGTGTCCCCGTACAGCCCCCCATCTCCTGAGCGGGGCTCCCCTTCACCCCTCAGCAATGCGGAGCCATATGTGGGGCCTGCACCAGCGGACGAGAGCGCCCAGTGGCCACAGCTGGGGCTACGACGCTCCTCAGACGGGGTGGTGCAGCTGCCAGACAAGGGGCTAGGAATGGGAGTGCTGGGGggctccctggctgccctgccTCGAGGAGGGCCCCCCCACTCCGGGCCACCCCTGGAGGGTGAGTCTAACTGGACCCTGTCGCAGTCGTTCGAATGGGCGTTCCCATCTCGGACTGCAGAGTGGGAGCCCCCCAGGTCCCCCATCAAAGAGGCGGATGACTCCGGCCTCTCTGAGCATGGGGACTCGGATGGGGAGGGCGCGGCCCCCGCCCCCAAAGGGTCTGAGGAAAGGAGCAGCTCAGAGAGGCTGAGGGTGGGGCAACTCAGTGCTGCCCTGGATTGGCAGGACGCTGAGGCTGCTGGGAGTTCTGCCCACCTAGATGGTGCCACGGGGGCCCCATGTGATCAGGGAGCAACTGAGGTGGGGGGCCTGGAGGCCACGAGTCCTGGAGGCCCCGTGGCACAAACGGAGCCGCCCGTGGCTGAGCTGAAGGGCCCTGCAGTGGTGGATGAGGCGGGCACTAACTGGGAGGAGCAAGGCAGGCCACTGCTGGATGTCCCCCTGCGGCTGACCGAGCCGAAGCCAGGCCAGGAGAGAACCGCCCCCATTCTGTTGTCTGATGCTCCCCGGCCAGCTGGTGCCGACCAATGCCAGGAGGACAACTTGGTGCTGGGCCTGGCGCCGGCGGGGAGCTGCCAGGAGGGCCCGAGGCCGGGCGAGGCGGGTCCTGAGCCGCATCCCAATGCGCGCTGGCTGGATGAGCTGCTGGCATCGCCCCCACCCAGTGCTGATGAGACCAAGAGAAAGGGCACACCTgagcccagggaccctgcagggcCAGAG gatcTCCTCGGCTGGTCGCGGAAGGATCTGTGCAGCGAGTTCGGAATCAGAGGGGCCCACCGGGCTGGTGAGTTTGGCTGGGCCACCGAGCCCAGCACGGGGAAGACAGACTGGCCCAACAGTTACAGAGCCAGTGAGACGGAGCAGGATCGGGAGTTTGGCACTGGCACACAGGACTGGAGCGGCTCATACAAAGAGACGGAGCTGCTGGGCGATTCCAGTGTGGGGCACGGAAACTGGCCCGACGCCTACGGCATTGGGGACGGCTGCCGGAAGGAAGGAGAGTTCAACTCCGGCAACCCAGACTGGAGCAGCCAATACAACACTGGTGGTGCTGACAGCCCGGATGGGGAGTTCGGTAGCAGGAAACTGGACTGGACCAGCACCTACGACATTGGGGACAGCACCCAGCAGGACAAGAGGTTCAGTACCGGCAAGCCAGACTGGACTCCTGAGTACAGTGTCGGTGATACAGCCCAGCAGGATAGAGAGTTCGGTACCGGCAAGCCAGACTGGACCCGCGAGCATGGTGTCGGTGATACGGACCAACAAGATAGAGAGTTCGGCACCGGCAAGCCAGACTGGACCCATGAGCCTGGTGTCGGTGATACTGACCAACAAGATAGAAAGTTCGGTACTGGCAAGCCAGACTGGACCCGCGAGCATGGTGTCGGTGATACGGACCAACAAGATAGAGAGTTCGGCACCGGCAAGCCAGACTGGACCCACGAGCCCAGTgttggtgatacagcccagcagGATAGAGAGTTCGGCACCGGCAAGTCAGACTGGACCCACGAGCCCAGGGTCAGTGATACAGCCCAGCAGGATAGAGAGTTCGGCACCGGCAAGCCAGACTGGACCCACGAGCCCAGGGTCAGTGATACAGCCCGGCAGGATAGAGAGTTCGGCACCGGCAAGTCAGACTGGACCCACGAGCCCAGTGTCGGTGATACAGCCCAGCAGGATAGAGAATTCGGCACCGGCAAGCCAGACTGGACCCACGAGCCCAGGGTCAGTGATACAGCCTGGCAGGATAGAGGGTTTGGCACCAGCGAGCCAGACTGGAGCTATGATCATGGTGGTGGTGATACAGACCAGCCGGATAGAGAGTTTGGTACCAGCAAGCCAGACTGGATCAACATGTACGGTGCTGATACTGACCAACAGGGTAGAGAATTGGGTACCAGCAAGCCAGACTGGACCCACGAGCACGGTGTTGGAGATACGGACCAACAGGAGAGAGAGTTGGGTACCAGCAAGCTAGACTGGACCCGTGAGTACGGGATCAGTGATACTGACCATCAGGGGAAAGAGTTTGGTGCTGGGAAGCCAGCCTGGACCCAGGAGTGCAGTGTCAAGGCCAATGGGCAGGGTAGAGAGTGGACCTGCGAATATGGTGTTGGCAATACCACCCAGCAGCACAAGCCAGATTGGACCCGCGAGTTCGGTGTTGGTGATGGTGCCCGGCAGGACAGAGCTTTCAGCCCTGACAAGCCAGCTTGGTTTGGTGAATATGGCATTCACCATACAGACCGGGAGAGTGCCTTTGGCTCTGGTGTTGGAGACTCCGACAGCACGGCCCAAGAGCCTGGTGCCAGGAAGCCTGGGTGGAGTGGCACCGACTGGCAGGAGAGCAAGTTCCCCTTCGCTAGGAGGGATTGTGCCAGTGATTTCAGGATCAGAGGAGCTGAGCACGAAAGCCAGTTTGGCGTCATTGGGACTGAGCGGGCGGGTGGCTTTGGCTTGAGCGCTTTGGAACCATCTGGTGCCGTCGGgaccctgggcccagcagagcatGGAGAGAGCCGGACTGACTGGGCAGGCTATACCAGGACTGTGGACCTGGATGAGCCAAGAGAGGCTGGTGTGGGGCAGTCCGACTGGACCCAAGATCTAGGCCTCAGTGGCACAGATCCCTCTGTCGGCCTGGGAGCAATCAGTCCTGAGGAGCCCAGCGGGGGATGGATGGATTGGACAAACGAACTGAGCATGAGCAGCATGGATCCCTCCAgcagtctgggggcggggggcgccgATACACCCAGAGAGCCTGGCGTGGGGCAGCCAGATGGGGCCAGCGACCTTGGCCCGGGAGGCCCGGCCACAGCCAGTGGCTTCGAGAGCGTGGGCCCGGCAGAGACCAGAGCGAGACAGACTGACTGGAGCCGTGAGCttggctctggggatgagggctccgctGAGACCAGggaggctggagcagggcagaTGGACTGGGCCAGCGAGGTCGGGATCGTACATGGGAAACAAACCTATGCCGCAGCCATGGCTGGCTTGGAGCCACATGGAGACAG CAGTGGCCCTGGCAGCCCCCGGCTCTCCGGCCCGAGCCCCCTGCTGGAAGAGATGTTGGCCAAGGCGGCAGCCCAGCACAAGAGCCCCGGAGAGGAGAGGGGGCCACCCCCTGGACCCAACGGCCACCCCCGCCCCTTGCCACTGGAGGAGGATGGCGGGCCCAGGCCCGAGGGGGATGGCGCGCCCAGCCCCTCAGATGCCACGGATGGGGGCTGGCTGCCGATAGAAGTGAGGAGGCTGAGCCAGCCAGGGCGCCGCGGGAGCCAGCCCTCCCCACCAGACGAGGACTTCACCTTCCTGGAG GACATGGAAGTTCTTGACAGTGCCATCTACCGGAGCAGAGCCAACCTGGGCCGCAAGCGAGGTCACCGGGCGCCGGCCACACGCCCCGCAGGCAGCCTGGGGCTGTCTGAGGTGGAGGCGGCCGACTGGATGTTCCGGGACTCCACAG AGCCCAGAGCGGT